Proteins encoded within one genomic window of Saccharopolyspora pogona:
- a CDS encoding GNAT family N-acetyltransferase, with product MTTLFVATTGGHLAQLHSLSERIPADGPAVWVTGRNEQSTSMLADRDVVYVPPVGCRSVPGVLRCLPIAHRLWRDRGITRAISTGSGIALGFLPYLAARGVECHYIESAARVNSPSLTGRLLRWVPRVRVYTQYPHAAGHGWRHGGSQFDVYRATAAGRPLGDRLRVVVTVGASAYPFRRMIESLVPLLEPDGALHRATGLPVEVLWQTGPAAVDDLPIQTKPYLPITQLAEALSSADVVISHSGTGSVLLAFDAGKAPLVVTRQRRFGEAIDDHQRQLATELGRRGLVLHRELGEITVDDLLVARSTAVGTLREPPPFQLSRTPAKAALMRSATPEIVTVDPRKDSRWAELAAGPQGSVFTSQPWLEAVCQTYGFTPEARIAVDASGAVAGGFAWVRVRDIRGERLCSLPFSDWADPFAPNEAVWHQLTNGVVDQGIPIALRCLRSEAPVRDPRLREAGRLAWHATRLDAPLPELHQRISATARRNIAAAERNGVRISADTGVEALRNFHRMQVRLRKHKYRMLAQPMEFFENIWEQFHSDDSVVTMTARVGDEPVAAAVFLQWNGVLHFKFGSSLQDRLRLRPNDAIYWAAIRWAVERGLRLVDWGVSDLDQPGLLHFKRKYADDEKQVVALSSPGESSTIRSEVDDLLGGITGLLTDESVSDDITGKAGSLLYRYFC from the coding sequence ATGACGACACTCTTCGTGGCAACCACGGGCGGTCACCTTGCCCAGCTGCACAGCCTGTCCGAGCGGATTCCCGCGGACGGCCCGGCGGTGTGGGTGACCGGCCGCAACGAACAGAGCACGTCGATGCTGGCGGATCGGGACGTCGTTTACGTTCCGCCGGTCGGATGCCGCAGCGTGCCGGGAGTGCTGCGGTGCCTGCCGATCGCACACCGGCTGTGGCGTGACCGGGGCATCACCCGGGCCATCTCCACCGGTTCCGGCATCGCACTCGGTTTCCTGCCCTACCTGGCCGCACGCGGCGTGGAGTGCCACTACATTGAAAGCGCCGCGCGGGTGAACAGCCCGTCATTGACCGGCAGACTCCTCCGCTGGGTTCCCCGGGTCCGGGTCTACACCCAGTACCCGCACGCTGCTGGCCACGGCTGGCGCCACGGCGGCAGCCAGTTCGACGTCTACCGGGCGACGGCCGCAGGCCGCCCGCTGGGAGACCGGTTGCGCGTGGTGGTCACGGTCGGCGCATCGGCGTACCCATTCCGCCGGATGATCGAATCGCTGGTGCCGCTGCTCGAGCCGGACGGTGCGCTGCACCGCGCGACCGGCCTGCCGGTCGAGGTGCTTTGGCAGACCGGTCCGGCGGCGGTGGACGACCTGCCGATCCAGACCAAGCCGTACCTGCCAATCACCCAGCTCGCGGAGGCGCTTTCGTCGGCGGACGTGGTGATCAGCCACTCTGGTACCGGATCCGTGCTGCTGGCCTTCGATGCGGGGAAGGCGCCGCTGGTGGTCACCCGGCAGCGCCGGTTCGGCGAGGCCATCGACGACCACCAGCGACAGCTCGCGACCGAACTCGGCCGCCGCGGCCTGGTTCTGCACCGGGAACTCGGCGAAATCACCGTCGATGACCTGCTAGTAGCTCGGTCCACGGCGGTGGGAACGCTGCGGGAGCCACCGCCGTTCCAGCTCTCCCGAACGCCTGCGAAGGCGGCCCTGATGCGCAGCGCCACACCCGAGATCGTCACCGTCGACCCGCGGAAAGACTCGCGATGGGCCGAACTCGCCGCTGGTCCGCAGGGCAGCGTATTCACGTCCCAGCCGTGGCTGGAGGCGGTGTGCCAGACGTACGGTTTCACCCCTGAAGCTCGCATCGCGGTTGACGCATCGGGAGCGGTAGCCGGCGGCTTTGCCTGGGTCCGCGTGCGGGACATCCGCGGAGAACGACTGTGCAGCCTCCCGTTCTCCGACTGGGCGGACCCGTTCGCCCCCAACGAGGCTGTCTGGCACCAGCTCACCAACGGGGTCGTCGACCAGGGCATCCCAATTGCGTTGCGGTGTTTGCGTTCCGAAGCCCCCGTGCGGGATCCGCGGCTGCGCGAAGCCGGTCGGCTCGCCTGGCACGCGACACGGTTGGACGCTCCCCTGCCCGAACTCCACCAACGGATCTCCGCCACCGCCCGCCGGAACATAGCCGCAGCCGAGCGCAACGGCGTCCGGATCAGCGCCGACACCGGGGTGGAAGCGCTGCGGAACTTTCACCGGATGCAGGTCCGGCTGCGCAAGCACAAATACCGAATGCTGGCCCAGCCGATGGAGTTCTTCGAGAACATCTGGGAGCAGTTCCATTCCGACGACTCGGTCGTGACCATGACAGCGCGCGTGGGCGACGAACCCGTCGCTGCTGCGGTGTTCCTGCAGTGGAACGGCGTGCTGCACTTCAAGTTCGGTTCGTCATTGCAGGACCGGCTGCGACTGCGCCCCAACGATGCGATCTACTGGGCCGCGATCCGCTGGGCCGTGGAGCGCGGGCTGCGGCTGGTCGACTGGGGTGTTAGCGACCTCGACCAGCCAGGGCTGCTGCACTTCAAGCGGAAGTACGCCGACGACGAGAAGCAGGTCGTGGCCTTGAGCTCGCCAGGCGAGTCGTCGACTATTCGGTCCGAAGTGGACGATCTGCTCGGCGGCATCACCGGTTTGCTCACCGACGAATCCGTCTCCGATGACATCACCGGGAAAGCCGGTTCCCTGCTCTACCGGTACTTCTGCTAG
- the murJ gene encoding murein biosynthesis integral membrane protein MurJ, translated as MSARAALRADLSRPAVRRTVRRSAVVSGGILISRLTGLIRVVVVGAVLGPTYFANAFVATNMVPNLIYSVIAGPALALVIVPTVVQVLARGGPDVATRLLGRVSGFLLIASAVLAGLVVLAAPVLGWCLNFGIPQPTLREQAEQTTTMLVLLVAPQVMLYTAAALGAAAQQARERFVLAAVAPAAENVVLVAAVVVVGLHWGPGLDVAEVSAGPLVVLGLGSTLAVAVHACLQLFGASRAGLPVRPSLQWRSDPEVASVLRRLRRSISLPLTRSVALYVLLAVASTVPGGVIVVQSAYTVMQVPTALGARAVSTVVLPGMSAAVARADHSGFAASWRQALTLASITSLPPLLLLTVLAHPVASMLANGQLHSDKLIDQLAACLAVIAVAQFAASVHMVGLDALFARLNIRCPRLASYALLAASLTVTVTSLLVPDDQSRLVVLCAGLLAGELAGAVTVLFGLRAALRPERWIDRAQIARAFLACISMVPIVAFGRWFLSIGETSRAGYVIVLGACGLAAIAVYAGAVRISWIGRCP; from the coding sequence GTGAGTGCCCGCGCCGCGCTGCGCGCCGACCTGTCCCGGCCAGCCGTCAGGAGAACGGTGCGGCGTTCTGCCGTCGTCTCCGGCGGAATCCTCATCAGCCGGCTGACCGGGCTGATCCGGGTCGTCGTGGTTGGCGCGGTGCTCGGCCCGACCTACTTCGCGAACGCGTTCGTCGCCACGAACATGGTTCCCAACCTGATCTACAGCGTGATCGCGGGGCCCGCGCTCGCTTTGGTGATCGTCCCAACCGTGGTGCAGGTGCTCGCGCGCGGCGGACCAGACGTGGCAACCAGGCTGCTCGGCCGGGTCAGCGGATTCCTGCTGATCGCCTCGGCGGTGCTGGCCGGACTCGTGGTGCTCGCCGCGCCGGTGCTCGGGTGGTGCCTGAACTTCGGCATCCCGCAACCCACGCTCCGGGAGCAGGCCGAGCAGACGACGACAATGCTCGTTCTACTGGTCGCGCCCCAGGTCATGCTCTACACGGCGGCAGCGCTGGGAGCCGCTGCTCAGCAGGCCCGTGAACGCTTCGTGCTGGCGGCCGTGGCTCCCGCAGCGGAGAACGTGGTGCTCGTCGCCGCCGTAGTCGTGGTGGGTTTGCACTGGGGCCCGGGGCTCGATGTCGCGGAGGTTTCGGCTGGTCCGTTGGTCGTTCTCGGGCTGGGCAGCACCCTCGCCGTGGCGGTGCACGCTTGCCTCCAGTTGTTCGGCGCGTCCCGGGCGGGGCTGCCGGTGCGTCCGTCGTTGCAGTGGCGATCGGACCCGGAGGTGGCGTCCGTCCTGCGACGGCTGCGCCGTTCGATCAGCCTGCCCCTCACACGGTCGGTCGCGCTGTACGTGCTCTTGGCCGTCGCGTCGACTGTGCCTGGTGGAGTCATCGTGGTGCAGAGCGCGTACACGGTCATGCAGGTGCCGACCGCGTTGGGGGCACGCGCAGTGTCGACCGTCGTGCTGCCCGGGATGTCAGCCGCAGTTGCACGTGCGGACCACAGCGGTTTCGCCGCGTCGTGGCGACAAGCGCTGACGCTCGCCTCGATCACCAGCCTGCCTCCGTTGCTCCTGCTCACCGTGCTCGCCCACCCGGTGGCAAGCATGCTGGCGAACGGGCAGTTGCACTCGGACAAGCTGATCGACCAGCTCGCGGCCTGCCTAGCGGTGATCGCAGTCGCCCAGTTCGCGGCGAGCGTGCACATGGTCGGCCTCGATGCGCTGTTCGCGCGGCTGAACATCCGCTGCCCGCGGCTGGCCAGCTACGCACTGCTGGCCGCGTCGCTCACCGTCACCGTCACGTCGCTGCTCGTGCCGGACGACCAATCCCGCTTGGTGGTGCTGTGCGCGGGCCTGCTGGCGGGTGAGTTGGCCGGAGCGGTGACCGTGCTCTTCGGTCTGCGAGCCGCGTTGCGACCTGAACGCTGGATCGACCGCGCGCAGATCGCGCGGGCTTTCCTCGCCTGCATCTCGATGGTGCCGATCGTCGCTTTCGGCCGCTGGTTTCTGAGCATCGGCGAGACCAGCCGGGCTGGGTACGTGATCGTCCTCGGCGCGTGCGGACTGGCGGCCATCGCCGTCTACGCCGGGGCGGTTCGCATCAGCTGGATCGGACGGTGCCCATGA
- a CDS encoding DegT/DnrJ/EryC1/StrS family aminotransferase, with translation MNGNTGAVPFLDLVDINAELQTDLEVAWKAVLQHGRFVGGPEVERFETQFAAFCESRSCVGVANGTDAIELILTALGIGRGDDVIVPANTFVATAEAVRAAGARPVFVDVRPDTLLIDPVAAAAAVNRRTAAIIGVHLFGQMVDVPALSSLADRCGLAFIEDAAQAHGARYGGHAAGSVGRAAAFSFYPGKNLGALGDGGAVVTSDVELADRVRCLANHGRAAHDRHRHELPGRNSRLDSIQAAALSLKLPRLDSDNARRRELMRRYRESLPASFQPVAVDPAAEHVHHLAVVRTLRREQAGAALSAAGVGWGVHYPVPCHRQPAFAGCDERIPVAEEAATQILSLPISPTLDDGDVVRVCDALRGV, from the coding sequence ATGAACGGGAACACCGGTGCGGTCCCCTTCCTGGACCTCGTGGACATCAACGCCGAACTGCAGACAGATCTGGAAGTGGCGTGGAAGGCGGTCCTCCAACACGGCCGGTTCGTCGGCGGGCCGGAAGTCGAACGGTTCGAGACGCAGTTCGCCGCGTTCTGCGAGTCGCGCAGTTGCGTCGGCGTGGCCAACGGCACCGATGCCATCGAACTGATCTTGACCGCGCTGGGCATCGGACGCGGCGACGACGTCATCGTTCCGGCGAACACCTTCGTCGCCACCGCGGAAGCGGTGCGTGCGGCCGGCGCGCGGCCGGTATTCGTCGATGTCCGCCCCGACACGCTGCTGATCGATCCCGTAGCGGCCGCCGCAGCGGTGAACCGACGTACTGCTGCGATCATCGGGGTCCACCTGTTCGGCCAGATGGTCGATGTGCCAGCGCTGAGCTCGCTCGCTGACCGCTGCGGTCTCGCGTTCATCGAGGACGCGGCACAGGCGCACGGAGCGCGCTACGGCGGACACGCCGCCGGAAGTGTCGGACGCGCCGCCGCTTTCAGCTTCTATCCCGGGAAGAACCTCGGGGCACTGGGCGACGGCGGCGCCGTCGTCACCAGCGACGTCGAGTTGGCCGACCGGGTGCGGTGCCTCGCGAACCACGGTCGAGCCGCGCACGACCGGCACCGCCATGAGCTGCCAGGCCGCAACAGCAGGCTCGACAGCATCCAGGCCGCAGCGCTGTCCCTGAAGCTCCCGCGGCTGGATTCGGACAACGCGCGTCGGCGCGAACTGATGCGCCGGTACCGGGAATCGCTGCCGGCGTCCTTCCAGCCGGTAGCCGTGGACCCCGCTGCCGAGCACGTGCACCACCTCGCGGTGGTGCGGACGTTGCGGCGGGAACAGGCGGGTGCGGCGCTGTCCGCGGCCGGCGTGGGTTGGGGCGTGCACTACCCGGTTCCTTGCCACCGGCAACCGGCTTTCGCCGGATGCGACGAACGGATTCCCGTCGCCGAGGAGGCGGCCACGCAGATCTTGTCCCTGCCCATCTCCCCGACGCTCGACGACGGCGACGTCGTTCGGGTTTGCGATGCATTGCGAGGTGTCTGA
- the bioB gene encoding biotin synthase BioB — MSATFQHLADSILAGNPATPEDARSVLRADDAELMSVVAAAGRLRRAHFGNTVKVNYLVNLKSGLCPENCNYCSQALGSNAPILKYSWLSKDETLKQAGAGLRGGASRVCLVSSGRGPSTRDIDKVSEMIVALKEEYPGVEVCACLGLLENGQAERLKDAGVDAYNHNINTAESNHANIVQTHTYADRVDTVEKAKGAGISPCSGLIAGLGETDDQLVEALFALRELGSDSIPVNFLMPFDGTPFENTWELSPTRCVKILATARFVCPDKEIRIAGGREMHLRSLQSVALQIANSIFLGDYLTSEGQDAKADLEMIRDNGFVVLGSEEDLAQQAEHAQQSERAERVEPIDPAIRRRGAGTDVLPNA, encoded by the coding sequence ATGAGCGCCACCTTCCAGCACCTCGCCGATTCGATCCTCGCCGGAAACCCGGCCACGCCAGAAGACGCCCGCTCGGTGCTGCGCGCCGACGACGCCGAGCTGATGTCCGTCGTAGCCGCCGCCGGCCGGCTGCGCCGCGCGCACTTCGGCAACACGGTGAAGGTCAACTACCTGGTGAACCTCAAGTCGGGCCTGTGCCCGGAGAACTGCAACTACTGTTCGCAGGCGCTCGGCTCCAACGCCCCCATCCTCAAGTACTCGTGGCTGTCCAAGGACGAGACCCTCAAGCAGGCCGGTGCCGGGCTCAGGGGCGGCGCCAGCCGGGTGTGCCTGGTCTCCTCCGGCCGCGGACCGTCCACTCGGGACATCGACAAGGTCTCCGAGATGATCGTGGCGCTGAAGGAGGAGTACCCAGGCGTCGAGGTCTGCGCCTGCCTGGGCCTGCTCGAGAACGGCCAGGCCGAGCGCCTCAAGGACGCCGGTGTGGACGCCTACAACCACAACATCAACACCGCCGAGAGCAACCACGCCAACATCGTCCAGACCCACACCTACGCCGACCGGGTGGACACCGTGGAGAAGGCGAAAGGTGCGGGGATCTCCCCCTGCTCCGGCCTGATCGCCGGCCTGGGTGAAACCGACGATCAGCTGGTCGAGGCGCTGTTCGCGCTCAGGGAGCTGGGCTCCGACTCGATCCCGGTCAACTTCCTGATGCCGTTCGACGGCACCCCGTTCGAGAACACCTGGGAGCTCTCCCCCACTCGCTGCGTGAAGATCCTGGCGACGGCGCGCTTCGTCTGCCCGGACAAGGAGATCCGGATCGCCGGCGGCCGCGAGATGCACCTGCGTTCGCTGCAGTCGGTCGCGCTGCAGATCGCCAACTCGATCTTCCTCGGCGACTACCTCACCTCGGAGGGCCAGGACGCCAAGGCGGACCTCGAGATGATCCGGGACAACGGCTTCGTCGTCCTGGGCTCCGAAGAGGACCTCGCCCAGCAGGCCGAGCATGCCCAGCAGTCTGAGCGGGCGGAGCGGGTGGAGCCGATCGATCCAGCCATCCGGCGCCGCGGCGCGGGCACCGACGTCCTCCCCAATGCCTGA
- a CDS encoding TetR/AcrR family transcriptional regulator C-terminal domain-containing protein: MRYHRGDVVDRAIAVLDEYGLESLTMRRLAAELGVQPSALYHHVPNKQTLLAAVADEILTRGRRPRRARKWDRRVVEVCAELRDAMLAYRDGAEVVVTAYTFGLGAGEPASQLQEALRDGGLPDDLVDVGTRALLHLVFGHTVEEQMALQAASAGAIDRAPGGPADFERGLELVLDGLRSKVNG; encoded by the coding sequence GTGCGCTACCACCGGGGCGACGTCGTGGACCGCGCGATCGCGGTCCTCGACGAGTACGGGCTGGAGTCGCTGACGATGCGCCGACTGGCCGCCGAGCTCGGTGTGCAACCGAGCGCGCTCTACCACCACGTGCCGAACAAGCAAACTCTGCTGGCAGCGGTCGCCGACGAAATCCTGACCCGGGGCCGGCGACCTCGCCGGGCCCGGAAGTGGGACCGGCGCGTGGTCGAGGTCTGCGCCGAGCTCCGGGACGCGATGCTCGCCTACCGGGACGGTGCCGAGGTGGTCGTCACGGCATACACCTTCGGCCTCGGCGCCGGCGAGCCCGCCAGCCAGTTGCAGGAAGCACTGCGGGACGGCGGCCTGCCCGACGACCTCGTCGACGTCGGCACCCGCGCCCTCCTACACCTCGTCTTCGGCCACACCGTGGAGGAGCAGATGGCGCTGCAAGCTGCGAGCGCCGGCGCGATCGATCGGGCGCCCGGGGGGCCGGCCGACTTCGAGCGGGGACTCGAATTGGTGCTGGACGGCCTCCGGTCCAAGGTCAACGGCTAA
- a CDS encoding nucleotide sugar dehydrogenase: MPGARVVIVGQGYVGLPVAMRACEAGFDVVGLDVDKDRIDLLQRGKSFIDDVDDERLAAALATGRYLPTTEHAELRGFDFASVCVPTPLHDGAPDLRYIEEAARALSTHITPGCCVVLESTTYPGTTEEIFVPILETGSGLRAGTDFHVGYSPERIDPSNPTWKFHNTPKIVSGVDPESLRVVRDFYDQLVDVTVPVPGTREAELAKLLENTFRHINIALVNELAVFAHGLGVDVWSVLDAAASKPFGFMRFSPGPGVGGHCLPIDASYLSWQVRRSLGQEFRLVDVANDVNKHMPDHVVARATEHLNRRRKSVNSSNVLLIGMTYKANSGDARNSPSLAVAERLDRLGADLRAVDPLIDPDDVPPHVRLVGFDADQISQSDLIIVLTDHDMLDWALLERYADRVLDTRNRLRSPQVERF; this comes from the coding sequence ATGCCCGGTGCACGAGTTGTCATCGTGGGCCAGGGCTACGTGGGCCTTCCCGTCGCCATGCGCGCCTGCGAGGCGGGATTCGACGTCGTCGGTCTTGACGTCGACAAGGACCGCATCGATCTGCTCCAGAGGGGCAAGTCCTTCATCGACGACGTGGACGACGAGCGGCTCGCCGCCGCGCTGGCGACGGGCCGGTACCTACCGACCACCGAGCATGCAGAACTGCGCGGTTTCGACTTCGCTTCGGTGTGCGTTCCTACGCCACTGCACGACGGCGCACCGGACCTGCGTTACATAGAAGAGGCCGCCCGTGCGTTGTCCACGCACATCACGCCCGGCTGCTGCGTGGTGCTCGAGTCCACGACCTACCCCGGGACCACGGAGGAAATCTTCGTGCCGATCCTGGAGACCGGCTCAGGACTGCGCGCAGGAACCGACTTTCACGTTGGTTACAGCCCGGAACGCATCGACCCGAGCAACCCGACCTGGAAGTTCCACAACACGCCCAAGATCGTGTCCGGCGTGGACCCGGAATCGCTGCGCGTCGTCCGCGACTTCTACGACCAGCTGGTGGATGTGACCGTTCCGGTGCCAGGAACTCGGGAGGCGGAGCTGGCAAAACTTCTGGAGAACACCTTCCGGCACATCAACATCGCGTTGGTCAACGAACTCGCGGTGTTCGCACACGGACTCGGGGTAGACGTGTGGTCAGTTCTCGACGCGGCGGCCAGCAAACCGTTCGGGTTCATGCGCTTCTCGCCCGGGCCCGGGGTCGGCGGGCACTGCCTGCCGATCGACGCCTCCTACCTGTCCTGGCAGGTGCGGCGTTCCCTGGGACAGGAGTTCCGATTGGTCGACGTCGCCAACGATGTCAACAAGCACATGCCGGACCATGTCGTCGCACGCGCCACGGAACACCTGAACCGGCGACGCAAATCCGTGAACAGCAGCAACGTCCTGCTGATCGGGATGACCTACAAGGCGAACTCCGGCGACGCACGCAACTCCCCGTCATTGGCCGTGGCCGAGCGCCTCGACCGGCTCGGCGCCGACCTTCGCGCGGTCGACCCCCTCATCGACCCGGACGATGTTCCGCCACACGTGCGACTGGTGGGCTTCGATGCCGACCAGATCTCCCAGTCCGACCTGATCATCGTGCTAACCGACCACGACATGCTCGACTGGGCGCTGCTGGAGCGCTACGCCGACCGCGTGCTGGACACCCGCAACCGGCTCCGCTCTCCGCAGGTGGAACGGTTTTGA
- a CDS encoding Gfo/Idh/MocA family protein, which yields MRVAVVGYGYWGSKHVRVLSTLPGVEVVVVDQDLGRLAEAHRNFPAAGTACALDEILPSVHAVVVATPPCSHAQIALRSVLAGKHTLVEKPLATSIEDARRLVDTADERGVVLMTGHTFEYNAAVWKLKEIIDSGDLGRVLYIDTARLNLGLYQRDVNVVWDLAPHDLSIISFLMDETPASVTTWAHHHVDGRHADVAHVRLELEKSGTYAFVHVSWLNPQKVRRVTVVGDQKMAVYDDTSDEDRIRVYDIGVDSHGLDDPADAHAMPITYRSGDIVSPHVVFREPLLVQDTHFIDCARTGRTPNTSGRSGLEIVRVLSASDLAQVAGRPVRVLDVPAQRPSDDMEAAQLLAGPAAYGEAVQ from the coding sequence ATGCGCGTTGCAGTAGTGGGTTACGGCTACTGGGGTTCCAAGCACGTACGCGTTCTCAGCACGTTGCCCGGCGTGGAGGTCGTGGTCGTCGACCAGGATCTCGGGCGGCTGGCCGAGGCCCACCGCAATTTTCCGGCGGCGGGCACGGCGTGCGCCTTGGACGAGATCCTCCCCAGCGTGCACGCGGTGGTGGTGGCAACTCCGCCGTGCTCGCACGCACAGATCGCGCTGCGGTCCGTGCTCGCAGGAAAGCACACCCTCGTCGAAAAGCCGCTGGCGACCTCGATCGAGGACGCCCGAAGGCTCGTCGATACCGCTGATGAACGTGGCGTGGTGCTCATGACCGGCCACACCTTCGAATACAACGCCGCCGTGTGGAAGCTCAAGGAGATCATCGATTCCGGCGATCTGGGACGCGTGCTCTACATCGACACCGCGCGGCTGAACCTCGGTCTTTACCAACGGGATGTGAACGTCGTCTGGGACCTCGCACCGCACGACCTTTCGATCATCTCGTTCCTGATGGACGAAACTCCGGCGTCGGTCACCACGTGGGCCCATCACCACGTCGACGGACGACACGCGGACGTGGCGCACGTGCGCCTGGAGCTGGAGAAGTCCGGGACCTACGCCTTCGTCCACGTCAGCTGGCTCAATCCGCAGAAGGTCCGCCGCGTGACGGTCGTCGGCGACCAGAAGATGGCGGTCTACGACGACACTTCCGATGAGGACCGGATCCGCGTCTACGACATCGGCGTCGACTCGCACGGCCTCGACGATCCGGCGGACGCGCACGCGATGCCGATCACCTACCGATCCGGCGACATCGTCTCGCCGCACGTGGTGTTCCGCGAGCCGCTGCTCGTGCAGGACACTCACTTCATCGACTGCGCGCGCACCGGCCGAACCCCCAACACCTCCGGTCGCAGCGGCCTGGAGATCGTCCGGGTGCTCAGCGCGTCGGACCTGGCACAGGTCGCCGGTCGGCCGGTGCGAGTGCTGGACGTTCCGGCCCAGCGCCCCTCCGATGACATGGAAGCCGCGCAGCTGCTCGCCGGGCCGGCGGCTTACGGAGAGGCCGTCCAATGA
- a CDS encoding sugar transferase: MTSTALKILLSIGLAQPRRPTRAVRAEGPPEPLTPRGRRPRWERSVVRGIDVVGAAVGLAVLAPLMLIVAGIIRLTSRGPALFRQRRVGQGGKPFTLYKFRTMRLGCSEEPLREMIARELRAEDTSADGSFKLDRDPRITAVGSWLRRTSLDELPQLLNVLRGDMALVGPRPCLEWEAAMFPPEFADRSVVKPGLTGLWQVSGRSTIGTLDMLRLDLVYVRSCSLQTDLGILARTLPSMLRGDGAR; encoded by the coding sequence ATGACGAGCACAGCACTCAAGATCCTGCTCTCGATCGGTCTCGCGCAACCTAGGAGACCAACACGGGCGGTGCGGGCGGAGGGCCCACCGGAACCGTTGACGCCGCGCGGTCGGCGACCTCGGTGGGAGCGGTCCGTGGTGCGCGGGATCGACGTGGTCGGTGCAGCCGTCGGGTTGGCCGTGCTTGCGCCGCTGATGCTCATCGTCGCCGGCATCATCCGCCTCACCAGCCGAGGCCCGGCGCTGTTCCGGCAACGCCGGGTCGGTCAGGGCGGAAAGCCGTTCACGCTCTACAAGTTCCGCACCATGCGACTGGGGTGCAGCGAGGAACCGCTGCGCGAAATGATCGCACGCGAGTTGCGCGCCGAGGACACCTCCGCCGACGGCAGTTTCAAGCTGGACCGCGATCCGCGCATCACCGCGGTTGGTTCTTGGCTGCGGCGTACCAGCCTCGACGAATTGCCGCAGCTGCTCAATGTGCTGCGCGGCGACATGGCGCTGGTGGGCCCACGTCCGTGCCTTGAGTGGGAGGCCGCGATGTTCCCGCCGGAGTTCGCCGACCGGAGTGTGGTGAAACCCGGGCTGACCGGGCTGTGGCAGGTCAGCGGCCGCAGCACCATCGGCACCTTGGACATGCTCCGGCTGGACCTGGTCTATGTGCGTTCCTGCAGCTTGCAGACCGACCTCGGCATCCTGGCCCGCACCCTGCCGTCGATGCTCCGCGGGGACGGTGCCCGATGA
- a CDS encoding GumC domain-containing protein, with amino-acid sequence MTETQHSNGEPVNAQRLDAAAVTTRAAPIGPLLGPQEDLLTPPPAPENRAWSALLANKRRLLGVSLLIVLIGAGTAFIGALVWPPVYAARAQILFEISEEKSTGFLREDRSLTTQLVLLRSRQVLGPVAAQEQLPVEDLEKTVTMSLLDSSEVLQVESRAGTPDVALRRAREIVDRYRAIARTNSESGLDGYVRGQLADVRTNLVEASARVSRERAEPGSPSLASAEALVQSLQQREQQLQSQLDQLSMTELARSEPKVVVPAYSVTDPVSPRPMFATAAGALTGLLVAAITAVLLVRRWSNR; translated from the coding sequence TTGACCGAAACCCAGCACTCCAACGGCGAGCCGGTCAACGCTCAGCGCTTGGACGCCGCAGCGGTGACAACCCGTGCCGCGCCCATCGGTCCGCTCCTCGGCCCTCAGGAAGACCTGCTGACTCCGCCGCCCGCGCCGGAAAACCGGGCGTGGTCCGCACTGCTGGCCAACAAGCGGCGACTGCTTGGCGTGTCCCTGCTGATCGTGCTGATCGGCGCTGGCACCGCATTCATCGGGGCACTGGTGTGGCCGCCGGTGTACGCGGCTCGCGCGCAGATCCTCTTCGAGATCAGCGAAGAGAAGTCGACCGGTTTCCTTCGCGAGGACCGGAGTCTGACGACCCAACTGGTGCTGCTGCGCAGCAGGCAGGTGCTCGGTCCGGTGGCCGCCCAGGAGCAGCTTCCGGTGGAGGACTTGGAGAAGACGGTGACCATGTCGCTGCTGGACAGCAGCGAGGTCCTGCAGGTGGAGTCCAGGGCCGGCACCCCCGACGTCGCCCTGCGCCGGGCCCGGGAGATCGTCGACCGCTACCGGGCCATCGCGCGGACCAACAGCGAGTCCGGACTGGACGGTTATGTGCGCGGGCAGCTCGCCGATGTCCGGACGAATCTCGTCGAGGCAAGCGCACGGGTCTCGCGAGAGCGCGCAGAACCCGGCTCGCCCTCGCTGGCCTCTGCCGAGGCTCTGGTGCAAAGCCTGCAGCAACGCGAGCAGCAGTTGCAGTCGCAGCTCGACCAGCTCAGCATGACCGAACTCGCGCGCTCCGAACCCAAGGTCGTGGTGCCGGCCTACTCGGTGACCGACCCCGTCAGCCCCCGCCCCATGTTCGCCACGGCAGCCGGAGCGCTTACCGGACTCCTGGTCGCAGCCATCACCGCTGTGCTCCTGGTCCGCCGGTGGAGCAACCGGTGA